The genome window TTCCAGTTCGACATTGTGGAGAATGTGGCGCCGGAGTTTCCTCGTTATGGCATGCAGCGGAACCTCGACCGGCCTTCCGATGCGCGGATAGGCGACGATCTCCAGTCCGTTCTCCGCCCTGACCGAGATGGTGGTATCGAAGGCAGCGGACAGGGTTCTGGTCACGGCAAGCTCCACGGCATCGAGCACCTGGTCTTCCGGCAGCCCGTACTTCTGCAGAAGGTCAGCGGTCAACACGGCTGAACACCGTCTGCCAGGGTGCATCTTGCGCTACGACCTCGGCCGAGGCCACCTGTCTGATCGGCTGGGTCCCGGCGTGTTCCGACAGAATCCGGAACACCTTTGCCGCGTAGCGATCGCGCTTCGACGGGGTGCGGGAGTTGTAGCAGCCGACCGCCTGCCAGGTGTAGCCGTAGTCGGAGACGCACTGAGCGAGAATCCAGGCCCCCACCTTCACGTTCGTGCAGGGATCTCCGAGACCGCTCCAGGTCTTTCCGAGCCGTCCGGCCCAGGAGGAGTTGATCTGCATGAGCCCGAAATCGTAGGTGCCGTTCCGGTTCCAGTTCACGGCCCCCGGATCGAAGTTGCTCTCCACCTTGGCGATGCTCCAGAGAAGCTGCGGCGAGATGCCGTAAAGCTCTCCCGCCTCCTGGAAGCAGAAAGCATGGGCGCTTGCAGTGTTTGCCGCAAGGCAGAGCATCATCAGGATGAATACCGACAGTCGGATCATGTTCGTTTTCTCCTAACCCTATATCTAGCGGGGGGACAGCTCTCGTTGTCTTGACAAGACAATGCGACCCTGATATATAGTGCTCAATTGGACACTATGCGGAGGAGAAAACGGTGACCGACCTCACGGCACGGCAGCAGAAGGTACTGGACTTCATCGCCCGGTTCATCCAGACGAACGGCTACTCGCCGACTCTGCGGGACATTGCCGGCGGCATGAACATCAGCAGCACGTTCGGCGTGAACCGCCACCTCGACGCCCTTGAGAAGAAGGGCTTCATCAGGAGGTCCGGAGCGGCGCGAAGAAGAATAGTGCTTGCAGCGCAGGGGGCCACATCGGTCCCGCTACCGATCGTCGGCACCGTCCGCGCCGGCCTGCTCCACCCCGCCATCGAGGACATCCAGGGGTACTTCGCTGTCGATCAGGGACAGGTTAAGGGCGAAGGGTGCTTCCTTCTTAGGGTGAAAGGGGACTCGATGATCGGAGCTGGGATTTTCGACGGCGATCTCGCACTGGTCCGTCCGCAGCCCGTCGCGGAAAACAGGGACACGGTGGTCGTCATGGTCGAGGGAGAGGCCACGCTCAAGTGGTTCTACCGGGAGCGCGACCGCATTCGTCTCCAGCCGGCCAATCCCAACATGGAGCCGATCATGGTGGGCCCCGACAAGGACGTCTCGATCGTCGGCAAGGTCATCGGCATATACAGGCAGTTGGAGTAGGAATTGGAACGGATCAGGGAACAAATAAGGATCGCCACCATCTTCACGCCGGGACGCCAGATCAAGCCGGTCTGGTTCGACTGGCACAACCGGAAGCACTCGATCCTCCGGACGACGTACTACTGGAGGGAAAAGGTGGGCGATGCTCTTCTCCTGCACTTTTCAGTGACGGACGGAGAAGCGCTCTACGAGTTGGTCTACAACACGAGCGACCAGAGCTGGCTGCTGAACGGCATCGAGGTGAAGTGATGAGCCGCGTGATCATGCATCTTGACATGAACAGCTTTTTCGCCTCTGTCGAGCAGGCCGCCAATCCGGAACTGCAGGGCAAGCCCGTTGTCGTCACGGGTTCGCAGCAACGCACGGTAATCCTGACCGCCAGCTACGAGGCCCGCAAGTTCGGCGTCAAGACCGGCATGATGCTCCATGAGGCCCGGAGGCTGTGCCCGGACGTGATCATGGTGCCGGCCGACAACCGCAAGTACACCCACACCTCCGCCGAGATCATGAAGATGATGCTGGACTACACCCCTCTTGTGGAGGTGTTCAGCATCGACGAGGCGTTCATGGATCTGACCAACTCCCTGTCGATCTTCGGAAGCGCCGAGAATGTCGCCTACCTTCTCAAATCCCGGATCAGGCACCGCTTTGACATCACCTGCTCCATCGGCATCGCACCGAACAAGCTCCTGGCAAAGCTGGCCTCGGAGATGAAGAAGCCGGACGGCCTGACGACGATCACCCCCGGGGACGTAAGCCGGGTATTGGAAACCATGCCCATCAAGGAGCTCTGCGGCATCGGCAGGAAGATGGAGCGACACCTGAACCTCCTGGGGATCAATACCTGCGGCCAGTTGGGAAGATTCCCTGTGGACATCCTGAAGCGGAAGTTCGGCGTCGTGGGAGAGAGGCTCCACTTCATGGGGCTCGGTGTTGACGAGTCGCCGGTTGTCCCGGCGGAGGATGCCGACGAGGTGAAATCGGTCGGGCACTCCATGACGTTGAGAGAAGACATTACCACCAGGGCCGACATCCTTCGTTTCTTGCTGCAGCTGTCGGAGATGGTCGGGCGGAGGGCGAGGCGCTACAGGGTTGCCGGCAAGACGATTCACCTCACGATTCGCTATGTGGACTTCACCACCTTCGGAAAGCAGGAGACCCTCTCCCGTCCCGTGAACCAGAGTGAGGATATCTACCGGGGAGCCATCCAGATCCTGGACTCCATCGAACTGGAACAACCAGTCCGCCTGCTCGGGGTGCGGCTGACGAACCTCTCCTACCGGCAGGATCAACTGCCCTTGTTTGAGGATGAGCGAAGGAAGGCGTTCATGGTGCATGCCATGGATGTTGTGAACGACCGGTTTGGCGACTTCACAGTGACGTTCGGCAGCTTGCTGGCGGGGAAAGAAAAGAAAGGCTCATTCGTTATCTCCCCGGCCTGGCGGCCGGATGGGATCAGAAATGTCGCCGTGAAGTAAGAAGGCCGAGAGCCGTTTAGCTCAAGTGATCGAATATCGTAATTTCAAGGGGAACATATTCCCACCTGGCCCAAGGAAACTTATGCAGTAGAGGTGATATTCTCCAAACACCCGGTGTCCATTCGCCGTTAATTGCGCGCCCCACGACCAACATTATTGGCCGGTCAATATAGTTGTCCGGAAACCGGGCGATGTTCCGTAAGGCTCGTTTGTCGAGCAAGCTCAGGTATGACGAAGCGGTGGGATGGGAATGCCAATCACCCAAGTATGTATGCATCCCCCCACTCTCATCAAAGATTCTACTGATCTCTTCCCGGTGAAAACTGTAATCCGGTCTAAACGTCCATTTCCGATGCTTGGCATTGGCGCCTGGTCCGACCATGGCGGTGACCACGACATGTTCATCATCCGCTGAACGATACCCAATCAAAAGCCCCCCTGTCTCCAGAGAGGCTTTGCACTCCGCTTCATGCTTAATCCGGTCAAGCACTTCCCGCAATATCCAAACTTGCTTCATCGGTTGCACAGCCCACATTTGGGATGCTTTTGGAGATGGAAACTCTGCCATTCAGGAAAAGTTGAGAACCCGTCTTTCCGCAGAGAGAGAATGCCTACATCGTGGACAATAGGAGGGTATCCCCCCTGCGATCCTTCGCAGAGTGTTGATACGGCCATTCTCACACCGGCGAGAGCAATTTCTTCAACATCAAATCCAGCGGCCCTAAAGGTTACATCTCCGCATCCAACCGGCTGCAGGCCATCACCATGAGGATCGTGTGGTGGCTGCGCGATCTGTCCATCCTGAAGAGCATGCAGGTAACAGAGATAGCATCCCCTTCCACTGCCCGGCCTAACCCTCACCACATTACCGCCCCACCCGCCGGTACGCGACGAGACGCTAACGTAAGGAACATTCCTGGCAATAGCAAGATCGTTGGCCAGCAAGTTGATTCCTTGTTCCGCCGTGGCATCGTAAACGAGATCGACCCCTTCGAGCAGTTTGTCAAGGCAGTCCCATTGATCATGATCGTTAGTGGAAGCTCCGATCGTGAGCATGCAGTCTTCTTTACTTCCGTGGGGGTAATGACCAGTCCCGATTCTTGTGAAAGGGTAATTATTGGAAATGTACCGTGCCAGTTCCCGGACTTTTCCCGCGCCCACGGCGGTCAAACCGAGAGGCCAACGGCATGTCGTTCCAGCGCTAACACTGTCCCCATCCAACAACCTCAGCTCTCCGACTCCGGCGCGTGCAAATGCCAGGGCGCTCGGTGCGCCGACGCAGCCAAGCCCGATGACCGCTACAGTTTTGCCACGCAGTGGATGTAGTTCCGGGATCCTCTCGAACAGGTCTTTTTCTCCGGCATAATCTGGCCTTATGACCCACCAAGATGGCTCCGGCGCCGTTCCTTTTTTTCGTTTTGTCTTACGATCACAATGATAGGCCAGAAACAGCCACCCGTCCCGCTTCCCACCGCCCGGGGCTTCCTCTGGAAAGCAGAAGCCATAAAGTCCACTTCTACTTGCGGCTATTTCATGATTAATGTGGGTTCTGACCTTAGGATCTAACGATATCAGCATGCCCGCCAGTTCGAGCACCGTCCTGCCTGACGGTGGGGCCTCAAGTCTTATCCACGGATATTTACACTCCTCATAATTCTGCGCCTCGACCCACTTGTGAACAGGCTCTGGAAGACTAATTCCATCGATGGATTTCTTGTTGTCATCCTCGATTCCGGTCACCCATGCGGCATAGGACTCTGACGGGGCGATGCTTTTATATCCGTTTGGAAGGACGATTCTTATACGGCCAGACTTGATTCCCATCGGCAGTCGCCATGAGCTGTCCATCACCACCATCTGACTTGATACTGCGGGATAATACACCGTAACCGGTTCTGCTTGGCTATCCTCTATTTCCAGGCGCGATTCACCATAATCGCGGACAGCTGCTTGTTCCCAATGTGGCAGCATCTCTCGTATATGTTCCGCCGCCGTCGCGTTAGGTAGCCAAT of Geobacter anodireducens contains these proteins:
- a CDS encoding transglycosylase, which codes for MIRLSVFILMMLCLAANTASAHAFCFQEAGELYGISPQLLWSIAKVESNFDPGAVNWNRNGTYDFGLMQINSSWAGRLGKTWSGLGDPCTNVKVGAWILAQCVSDYGYTWQAVGCYNSRTPSKRDRYAAKVFRILSEHAGTQPIRQVASAEVVAQDAPWQTVFSRVDR
- a CDS encoding LexA family transcriptional regulator gives rise to the protein MTDLTARQQKVLDFIARFIQTNGYSPTLRDIAGGMNISSTFGVNRHLDALEKKGFIRRSGAARRRIVLAAQGATSVPLPIVGTVRAGLLHPAIEDIQGYFAVDQGQVKGEGCFLLRVKGDSMIGAGIFDGDLALVRPQPVAENRDTVVVMVEGEATLKWFYRERDRIRLQPANPNMEPIMVGPDKDVSIVGKVIGIYRQLE
- a CDS encoding DNA polymerase IV, whose product is MSRVIMHLDMNSFFASVEQAANPELQGKPVVVTGSQQRTVILTASYEARKFGVKTGMMLHEARRLCPDVIMVPADNRKYTHTSAEIMKMMLDYTPLVEVFSIDEAFMDLTNSLSIFGSAENVAYLLKSRIRHRFDITCSIGIAPNKLLAKLASEMKKPDGLTTITPGDVSRVLETMPIKELCGIGRKMERHLNLLGINTCGQLGRFPVDILKRKFGVVGERLHFMGLGVDESPVVPAEDADEVKSVGHSMTLREDITTRADILRFLLQLSEMVGRRARRYRVAGKTIHLTIRYVDFTTFGKQETLSRPVNQSEDIYRGAIQILDSIELEQPVRLLGVRLTNLSYRQDQLPLFEDERRKAFMVHAMDVVNDRFGDFTVTFGSLLAGKEKKGSFVISPAWRPDGIRNVAVK